One genomic region from Spirosoma sp. KCTC 42546 encodes:
- a CDS encoding helix-turn-helix domain-containing protein, with translation MVFFREYAPHPALKSFVRHYWIIHIQLDPRIPGEQLPKKPYPPSTEQCLYFYPYDLPHSVKAGNQNPEGATSGIIVGQALTRMNITINPNYLMLKVSFQPGSLFRLLGVPMNLLVDDHADLEAITGKAIKELYERLPQATDYTTMIRLVEEFLLKKAAQCRQPVLPIDRVAQQMLTPAAYHQLDQLAHDACLSMRQFERKFRERVGVSPKLFTRIARFRQAYKLREVDPTRSWLDIAYGCHYYDPNHLVKDFQQFAGTSPGQLFEEELAHQQRIERFHKRGHR, from the coding sequence ATGGTCTTCTTTCGTGAATACGCTCCGCATCCGGCCCTGAAGTCTTTTGTCCGGCATTACTGGATCATCCATATCCAGCTTGACCCAAGAATTCCAGGCGAGCAATTACCCAAAAAGCCCTACCCACCCAGCACAGAGCAGTGCCTGTACTTTTACCCCTATGATTTACCACACAGCGTAAAAGCAGGCAATCAGAATCCTGAGGGTGCTACATCGGGTATCATAGTTGGCCAGGCACTTACCCGAATGAATATTACCATCAATCCAAACTATCTGATGCTGAAAGTCAGCTTTCAGCCGGGTAGCCTGTTTCGGTTACTGGGCGTACCAATGAATCTATTAGTCGACGACCACGCCGATCTGGAAGCGATTACGGGCAAAGCGATAAAGGAACTCTATGAACGATTACCACAGGCAACAGACTACACAACGATGATTCGGCTTGTCGAAGAATTTCTCTTAAAAAAAGCCGCTCAATGCCGTCAGCCAGTGTTACCAATTGATAGAGTTGCCCAACAGATGCTTACTCCGGCAGCTTACCACCAACTCGACCAGTTGGCTCACGATGCCTGCCTGAGTATGCGCCAGTTCGAGCGCAAGTTTCGCGAACGGGTTGGCGTTAGTCCTAAGCTCTTCACCCGCATTGCCCGGTTCAGGCAAGCCTATAAACTCCGCGAAGTCGACCCAACCCGCTCCTGGCTCGACATTGCCTATGGCTGTCATTACTACGACCCAAATCATTTAGTCAAAGACTTTCAGCAGTTTGCAGGCACAAGTCCAGGCCAATTATTTGAGGAGGAGTTGGCTCATCAGCAACGAATCGAGCGCTTTCATAAGCGCGGGCACCGATAG
- a CDS encoding TolC family protein: MRALIVGIGVLMGCLFSLMLGAQPKQAPGTDTATIVFSAADFYQAVSEHHPIVRQASLLTDEAKQAVLQARGAFDPKLFSAYDRKEFGQSLYYSKWQSGVTIPVLPGGIDLKMTYDQNYGQYLNPEDNVPSSGLAALGVRVPIGQGLLIDARRNALRQAQLAINLAEADRLKLINKTLYDAAKTYWEWYLAHQQYRLIREGYLVADVRFQGLRQRALLGDVATIDTTEALITVQDRLVQFQQAQVDLQNARLRLTVFVWKSDERTGTPQPLDIPHTVVPQVVSLDLVHESVLQQLLQRASEQHPELLKLTTKGRQLALEERFQRSLVQPQIALQASLLSRTPQAGVGYDWTSYYAFRPDNHKISLELNFPLFLRKERGKLRQIQVKTQQLALEQQQTGRMIANDVQAAWNEVKALEKQLAVQQQTVVNQRTLLQAEQQKFELGESSLFLVNSRESKLIDLQLKLEELRTKHQKAIAALWYIAGTRLG; this comes from the coding sequence ATGAGAGCGTTGATTGTAGGAATAGGCGTGTTGATGGGTTGCCTTTTTTCCTTGATGCTGGGTGCTCAGCCTAAACAAGCCCCCGGCACCGACACGGCTACTATAGTTTTTTCGGCGGCCGATTTTTACCAAGCTGTTTCTGAGCATCATCCGATTGTTCGGCAGGCCTCTTTGCTAACCGACGAAGCAAAGCAGGCTGTACTACAGGCTCGGGGGGCTTTTGATCCGAAACTGTTTTCCGCTTATGATCGGAAGGAATTTGGGCAGAGCCTGTATTATAGCAAGTGGCAATCGGGGGTAACTATACCCGTGTTGCCCGGTGGTATTGACCTAAAGATGACCTATGATCAGAACTATGGACAGTACCTAAATCCGGAAGATAACGTACCTTCATCGGGACTTGCCGCACTGGGGGTACGGGTACCCATTGGGCAGGGGCTGCTGATCGATGCCCGGCGGAATGCCTTGCGGCAGGCCCAGTTAGCCATTAATCTGGCCGAGGCTGATCGGTTGAAGCTGATTAATAAAACCCTCTATGATGCGGCTAAAACCTATTGGGAGTGGTACCTGGCGCACCAGCAGTATCGGCTGATTCGGGAGGGGTATCTCGTTGCCGATGTCCGGTTTCAGGGACTCCGTCAGCGGGCATTATTAGGGGATGTGGCCACCATTGATACGACCGAAGCGCTGATTACGGTTCAGGATCGGCTAGTGCAATTCCAACAGGCTCAAGTTGATTTACAAAATGCCCGATTACGCTTAACGGTATTTGTCTGGAAAAGCGATGAACGAACAGGAACACCACAACCACTGGATATCCCTCACACCGTAGTACCTCAGGTGGTTTCGCTTGATTTGGTTCATGAATCAGTTCTTCAGCAATTGCTGCAAAGGGCGTCCGAACAACACCCCGAATTGCTCAAACTGACCACAAAAGGACGTCAATTAGCCCTTGAAGAACGATTCCAACGATCATTAGTACAACCCCAAATTGCCTTACAGGCGAGTTTACTGAGCCGAACTCCCCAGGCTGGTGTGGGCTATGACTGGACAAGCTACTATGCGTTTCGGCCTGATAATCACAAGATCAGTCTGGAGCTGAACTTCCCGTTGTTTTTGAGGAAAGAGCGGGGAAAGCTTCGACAAATTCAGGTTAAAACCCAACAGCTCGCTTTGGAGCAACAGCAGACGGGACGGATGATCGCCAATGATGTGCAGGCGGCCTGGAATGAGGTAAAAGCACTGGAAAAGCAACTGGCTGTGCAACAGCAGACCGTTGTCAATCAGCGAACCTTATTACAGGCTGAGCAGCAAAAGTTTGAATTGGGTGAAAGTTCATTATTCCTCGTGAACAGTCGCGAGTCAAAGCTGATCGACTTACAACTTAAATTGGAGGAGTTGCGAACCAAACATCAGAAAGCTATTGCAGCGTTATGGTACATAGCCGGTACACGGCTTGGGTAG
- a CDS encoding HlyD family secretion protein, whose translation MLNLSNQRVDGQLFSHYPLKTLHALPKPDAGRRLGRWMQAILLISILVLFLPWQQNINGEGSVTALTPQDRPQTVQNAVAGRIERWAVQEGQLVKKGDTLLIISDIKDDYFDPKLPLRLNEQLGAKRGSLQATGAKISALDEQVAALRTGLQVKLASARNKVRQSEFKVISDSTDLIAVRKNYQIAVDRLERFEKGHKNGLFSLTDLETRRLKLQEDYAKVIAQENKLNVSRQELINTRLDLSTIQADYQEKLAKVLSDRSSAVSYQADATGEISKLQNKISSVDVRRGLYVVRAPQDGYVVRTFKAGIGELIKEGETITTLQPVNPTVAIELYVKAMDVPLIQPGRTVRLQFDGWPAIQFSGWPAVAVGTFGGEVAVIDAVGGVNGKYRLLVKPKLLTGDQPWPKQLRVGSGVFGWVMLDDVPIWYELWRQLNGFPPSLQQEPTETKAK comes from the coding sequence ATGCTTAATCTGTCAAATCAACGGGTAGACGGACAGCTTTTTAGTCACTACCCCCTTAAAACACTCCACGCCCTGCCTAAACCCGATGCAGGTCGGCGACTGGGCCGCTGGATGCAGGCCATTTTACTCATTAGCATCCTTGTGTTGTTTCTGCCCTGGCAGCAAAATATCAATGGAGAGGGCAGCGTAACGGCTTTAACCCCACAGGACCGCCCACAAACGGTGCAAAATGCCGTGGCTGGCCGCATTGAGCGATGGGCCGTTCAGGAAGGTCAGTTGGTGAAAAAAGGAGATACCCTCCTGATTATCTCCGATATCAAAGACGACTATTTTGACCCTAAGCTTCCCCTTCGGCTCAATGAACAACTGGGGGCTAAGCGCGGTAGTTTACAGGCAACAGGAGCTAAAATTTCGGCACTGGATGAACAAGTCGCTGCCCTCAGGACTGGCTTACAGGTTAAGTTAGCATCGGCCCGAAACAAAGTTCGGCAGAGTGAATTTAAGGTTATTAGTGATAGTACCGACCTGATTGCTGTCCGAAAAAACTACCAGATCGCTGTGGACCGGTTGGAGCGATTTGAGAAAGGGCACAAGAATGGGCTGTTCTCCTTAACCGACCTGGAAACCCGTCGGCTGAAGTTGCAGGAGGATTATGCGAAAGTAATTGCGCAGGAAAACAAATTGAATGTATCCCGACAGGAACTGATCAATACCCGGCTCGATCTGAGCACCATCCAGGCCGATTATCAGGAAAAACTAGCCAAAGTGCTTTCGGATCGTAGTTCGGCAGTTTCCTATCAGGCCGATGCAACGGGTGAAATTTCCAAACTACAGAACAAGATTAGTAGCGTGGATGTACGGCGCGGCCTGTATGTTGTGCGGGCTCCGCAGGATGGCTATGTAGTCCGGACGTTTAAGGCGGGTATTGGCGAGTTGATCAAAGAGGGTGAAACCATTACCACCTTGCAGCCGGTAAATCCAACTGTCGCCATTGAGTTATACGTTAAAGCCATGGACGTGCCTTTAATTCAGCCTGGGCGAACAGTTCGGCTTCAATTCGATGGGTGGCCCGCTATCCAGTTTTCGGGCTGGCCAGCGGTAGCTGTCGGCACGTTTGGGGGTGAGGTTGCCGTGATTGATGCCGTAGGCGGTGTAAATGGCAAATACCGGTTGCTCGTTAAGCCGAAGCTGTTGACAGGTGATCAGCCATGGCCAAAGCAACTACGGGTTGGCTCAGGGGTGTTTGGATGGGTAATGCTTGATGACGTCCCGATCTGGTATGAATTGTGGCGACAGTTGAATGGCTTCCCACCAAGTTTACAACAGGAACCAACCGAAACCAAAGCAAAATGA
- a CDS encoding ABC transporter transmembrane domain-containing protein, which translates to MNSSVYQQPQPSPSQRLFRLLGTEKKDIGYIYLYALVTGLISLSLPLGIQAVFNLVSGGLVFSSVYVLIGLIILGVFISGMLLVGQTTLVEIIQQRIFAKAAFEFTYRLPRIEPKALPVRDAPELMNRFFDVLTIQKGLPKLLIDLTAAAVQILFGIILLSFYHPIFLGFGLFTLLTVVAISWFYGPRGLRTSLNESKYKYKVVAWLEDMARDLPIYRQREDALEPIDRMDELVASYVAHRTDHFRVLKRLFYSAVAFKVLVTGGLLILGTTLVVGREMTLGQFVAAELVIVLITSSVEKLISGIDTVFDLLTAVEKIATVTDLPLETDTETHA; encoded by the coding sequence ATGAATTCATCTGTATATCAACAACCACAACCATCGCCTAGTCAACGGCTATTCCGGTTACTGGGAACCGAGAAAAAAGATATTGGCTACATCTACCTGTATGCGCTGGTAACCGGGTTGATAAGCCTGTCTTTACCGCTTGGTATTCAGGCTGTTTTCAATCTGGTATCGGGCGGGTTGGTTTTTAGCTCTGTGTATGTGCTGATAGGCCTTATTATTCTTGGCGTGTTTATTTCGGGTATGCTATTGGTCGGTCAAACGACATTGGTCGAAATTATTCAGCAACGGATTTTTGCCAAAGCCGCTTTTGAATTCACCTACCGACTTCCCCGAATTGAGCCGAAAGCCCTGCCCGTCCGCGATGCGCCTGAGCTGATGAACCGCTTCTTCGATGTATTGACGATTCAGAAAGGGCTTCCCAAGCTACTGATAGACCTGACGGCGGCAGCCGTGCAGATTTTGTTCGGAATTATTCTGCTCTCGTTTTACCACCCTATTTTTCTGGGATTTGGCTTGTTTACTTTACTCACCGTCGTGGCTATCAGCTGGTTTTACGGCCCACGTGGATTACGAACTAGCCTGAATGAATCGAAGTATAAATACAAGGTGGTAGCCTGGCTGGAAGACATGGCCCGCGATCTGCCGATCTATCGCCAGCGTGAAGACGCTCTGGAGCCTATTGACCGGATGGACGAGCTGGTGGCTAGTTATGTAGCGCATCGTACCGATCACTTTCGGGTATTGAAACGACTGTTTTACAGTGCTGTTGCGTTCAAAGTGCTCGTTACGGGTGGGTTGCTCATTCTGGGTACAACCCTGGTGGTTGGGCGCGAAATGACGCTAGGTCAATTCGTTGCGGCTGAACTGGTTATTGTCCTGATTACGAGTTCCGTAGAAAAGCTGATCTCCGGAATCGATACGGTGTTTGATCTGCTGACGGCGGTTGAGAAAATTGCAACTGTAACGGATTTACCCTTAGAAACCGACACTGAAACCCATGCTTAA
- a CDS encoding TetR/AcrR family transcriptional regulator: MEYSVLVRMNEKLFLRDPESSDLGRRIVRQGVLLLAEIGFEDMTFRKLADRIGTKEASIYRYFENKHRLLVYMVAWYWQWLEYQLIFQTNNLTDPKEKLERVLHILLLKGASLPTGQAPTDAIDIIALHSIVIREASKAYLTHHITEDNRQQLFKPYKDLCGRIAGIILEYRPDYPYARSRASSIIETAHYQSFFMQYLPSLTDFGNQPNGLPESEDRLVSFLHHLLFSSLESGMA; the protein is encoded by the coding sequence ATGGAATATAGTGTACTTGTACGGATGAACGAGAAGTTATTTCTGCGTGATCCGGAAAGCTCAGACCTGGGGCGTCGAATTGTTCGGCAGGGCGTTTTATTGTTAGCAGAAATCGGCTTTGAAGATATGACGTTTCGGAAGCTGGCAGATCGGATTGGTACGAAGGAAGCCAGTATCTACCGCTATTTTGAAAACAAACACCGGCTGCTGGTATACATGGTAGCCTGGTACTGGCAATGGCTTGAATACCAGTTAATTTTCCAGACCAATAACTTAACTGATCCGAAGGAGAAATTAGAGCGTGTTCTACACATATTGCTTTTAAAGGGTGCTTCGCTACCCACTGGACAGGCGCCTACCGATGCTATTGACATTATAGCGCTGCACAGCATCGTTATCCGGGAAGCCAGCAAAGCGTATCTGACCCACCACATTACGGAAGACAATCGCCAGCAGCTTTTCAAGCCGTACAAAGACTTATGTGGCCGCATCGCCGGTATCATTCTCGAATACCGGCCTGATTACCCCTACGCCCGGTCGCGCGCCAGTTCCATTATTGAAACGGCTCATTACCAGTCTTTCTTTATGCAATATCTTCCCTCACTAACCGACTTTGGGAACCAACCGAACGGCCTGCCGGAAAGCGAAGATCGTTTGGTAAGCTTTCTTCATCATCTTCTTTTTTCCTCATTGGAATCGGGAATGGCATAA
- a CDS encoding alpha/beta fold hydrolase has translation MKSTAIRYLLLLLFTLVATWQTIAQTPDNTFINGDLLPNAPELAARGTYGVGVRTLKLVHKDQVDVLHQKEGNSPLYDRPLTVEIWYPARISANKPATVTYESVLGRANDPKRPLIPFTFAGRAARDAEPDASGGAYPLVIVSHGYLGSRLLLTYLTENLASKGYVVVAIDHTESTYSDAAGFPSTLLNRALDDLFVLNEMARLSAKSSTTFLAGLLNADNTALVGYSMGGYGALNAVGAGYSPQAVKLFGQLAQGSTALEGRSMDSPTFKASLDPRIKAVVAFAPWGMERGVWDAKGLAGLTLPTLFVAGSKDDVSGYEKGIKAIYDGAINADRYLLTYVNARHNVAPNPPPVASLQPGVSVDEYMHYAEPAWNERRINNINQHFVTAFLGIHLKKMEYTKYLDLPETGAAGTWTGFKPRMSVGLEMRHAKP, from the coding sequence GTGAAATCGACCGCTATTCGTTACCTGCTGCTCCTGCTCTTTACGCTGGTAGCCACTTGGCAGACCATCGCCCAAACCCCTGACAATACCTTCATAAATGGCGATCTGTTACCTAATGCCCCCGAACTCGCAGCTCGTGGAACCTACGGTGTTGGCGTGCGAACCCTTAAACTAGTTCACAAAGATCAGGTTGATGTGCTGCACCAGAAAGAGGGAAATAGCCCACTGTATGATCGTCCGCTGACGGTTGAAATCTGGTACCCGGCTCGTATTTCGGCCAATAAGCCAGCCACCGTTACTTATGAGTCGGTGCTTGGTCGGGCCAACGACCCTAAACGACCCCTTATTCCGTTCACGTTTGCTGGCCGGGCTGCTCGCGATGCTGAGCCAGATGCCAGCGGTGGCGCGTACCCATTGGTTATCGTGTCGCACGGCTACCTCGGTTCTCGGCTGCTGCTCACCTACCTAACCGAAAATCTGGCGTCGAAAGGCTATGTTGTTGTCGCGATTGATCATACCGAATCGACCTACAGTGATGCGGCTGGTTTTCCAAGTACACTGCTGAACCGTGCGCTCGATGATCTGTTTGTACTGAACGAAATGGCCCGACTGAGTGCCAAGTCCAGTACTACTTTTCTGGCTGGCCTGCTCAATGCTGACAATACGGCGTTGGTTGGTTATTCGATGGGAGGCTACGGTGCACTCAATGCCGTTGGGGCGGGGTACAGTCCTCAGGCCGTTAAGCTGTTCGGTCAACTGGCGCAGGGCAGTACGGCCCTTGAAGGCCGCTCAATGGATTCGCCAACCTTTAAAGCTTCGCTCGATCCGCGAATTAAGGCCGTTGTTGCCTTTGCGCCCTGGGGCATGGAGCGCGGTGTCTGGGATGCTAAAGGGCTGGCGGGTTTGACCTTGCCGACGCTGTTTGTGGCGGGGAGTAAAGATGATGTATCGGGTTACGAAAAAGGCATCAAAGCTATTTATGACGGAGCCATCAATGCGGACCGCTACCTGCTGACCTACGTAAATGCCCGGCACAATGTAGCACCCAACCCACCACCCGTAGCCTCACTCCAGCCCGGCGTGTCTGTTGATGAGTACATGCATTATGCCGAACCAGCCTGGAATGAACGCCGGATCAATAACATCAACCAGCACTTCGTTACGGCATTTCTGGGTATTCATCTCAAGAAAATGGAGTATACGAAGTACCTGGATCTACCCGAAACAGGCGCTGCTGGAACGTGGACCGGCTTCAAACCCCGCATGTCGGTTGGGCTGGAAATGCGGCACGCGAAGCCGTAG
- the thiM gene encoding hydroxyethylthiazole kinase: MTQSPQSIWTDIERIRTQAPLVHNITNFVVMNNTANALLALGASPAMVHAPDEVEEFVSISSALVVNIGTLDATFVAGMKLAMRQAKTLGKPIVFDPVGVGATTFRNRVSEELLALAPPDIIRGNASEIMALAGLNAQTKGVDSLYGSEAAVDAAKRLSSVWGSVVVISGATDYIIQGEQTAVVANGHPLMTKVTGMGCTATALTGAFAAVNTNYFQAATHAMAVMGIAGELAAEKKLAPGSLQVNFLDALYELTESEIDERLKLTWA; encoded by the coding sequence ATGACTCAATCTCCTCAATCCATCTGGACCGATATCGAGCGTATCCGCACGCAGGCTCCGCTAGTCCATAACATTACCAACTTCGTGGTCATGAACAACACGGCCAATGCGCTATTGGCACTGGGGGCTTCGCCCGCGATGGTCCATGCTCCCGACGAAGTTGAAGAGTTTGTTTCGATTTCCAGTGCGCTGGTTGTCAACATTGGTACGCTCGACGCCACGTTTGTGGCCGGTATGAAGCTCGCGATGCGGCAGGCTAAAACCCTTGGGAAGCCTATTGTTTTTGACCCCGTTGGCGTTGGCGCAACAACCTTCCGAAATCGGGTTAGTGAAGAATTGCTGGCCCTGGCCCCACCCGATATCATCCGGGGAAATGCCTCCGAAATTATGGCACTGGCGGGATTGAATGCCCAAACCAAAGGTGTCGACAGTTTATACGGTTCCGAAGCCGCCGTCGACGCAGCAAAGCGGTTGAGTTCTGTATGGGGCAGTGTGGTCGTGATTAGTGGCGCAACCGATTACATCATCCAGGGCGAACAGACGGCCGTTGTAGCCAATGGTCATCCCCTGATGACTAAGGTAACGGGCATGGGCTGCACGGCTACTGCGCTGACGGGTGCTTTCGCTGCCGTTAATACCAATTACTTTCAGGCGGCAACACACGCCATGGCCGTTATGGGCATTGCGGGTGAACTGGCCGCGGAGAAAAAGCTGGCCCCCGGTAGCTTGCAGGTTAACTTCCTGGATGCCTTGTATGAACTGACCGAATCGGAGATTGACGAACGACTTAAGCTGACATGGGCATGA
- the thiE gene encoding thiamine phosphate synthase, which produces MSQLYLVTDSAIAQQAGHTLAYVVEEACRAGVRWVQLREKELSTRAFLDLGLDLKRITQAYGAQLIINDRVDIAMAIDADGVHVGQDDMPCALVRSLIGPDKIIGLSINNLTELEAARDADVDYLGIATIFPTGTKQDTSSLLGLAGLRAICQQTSLPTFAIGGINATNIQSIRQTGALGTAVVSAICGQPSPYEASRELIRLMDDAQVGSVS; this is translated from the coding sequence ATGAGTCAGTTGTATTTAGTAACCGATAGCGCTATTGCCCAACAGGCGGGCCATACGCTGGCATACGTAGTGGAAGAGGCCTGTCGGGCGGGGGTTCGCTGGGTCCAACTCCGGGAGAAAGAGCTATCGACCCGCGCCTTTCTGGACCTCGGACTAGATTTAAAACGCATTACACAAGCCTACGGAGCCCAACTAATCATCAACGACCGGGTCGATATAGCCATGGCGATCGATGCCGATGGCGTGCATGTGGGACAGGACGACATGCCTTGCGCGTTAGTGCGTTCGCTCATCGGCCCCGACAAGATTATTGGTCTGTCGATTAACAATTTGACCGAACTGGAAGCTGCTCGTGACGCCGATGTGGATTATCTGGGCATCGCCACTATCTTTCCGACGGGTACCAAGCAGGATACATCCAGTCTTTTGGGATTAGCTGGGTTACGGGCCATTTGCCAACAAACCAGCCTACCCACCTTTGCTATTGGCGGCATCAACGCAACCAACATACAGTCCATTCGACAGACCGGAGCTTTGGGTACTGCAGTGGTGTCGGCCATTTGCGGACAACCCTCACCGTATGAGGCTAGCCGGGAACTCATTCGGTTGATGGATGATGCACAAGTGGGGTCGGTTTCTTAA
- the thiD gene encoding bifunctional hydroxymethylpyrimidine kinase/phosphomethylpyrimidine kinase translates to MKTYTRVLTIAGSDSGGGAGIQADLKTFAALGCYGMSVITALTAQNTKAVTGILPISPAFIAEQMKAVLSDIGVDAVKIGMLHSPEVIVQVAKTLTEFGVTTIVLDPVMVAKSGDKLLQDEAVDALKSYLLPLSSVITPNLPEASVLLGRSVETLADMEPAAEELAKLCLGAILVKGGHLTADESTDLLYLSEHEQHFFPTARITTGNSHGTGCTLSSAIAAGLARGLSVIDAVAAAKDYVTQALQMGAVYKLGHGHGPVHHFFNCWQ, encoded by the coding sequence ATGAAAACCTACACACGAGTATTAACGATTGCCGGTTCGGATAGTGGTGGAGGGGCTGGCATTCAGGCCGATCTTAAAACATTTGCCGCGCTTGGCTGCTACGGCATGTCGGTGATAACGGCTTTAACAGCTCAAAATACTAAAGCCGTTACAGGCATTCTGCCAATATCTCCGGCCTTTATTGCCGAACAGATGAAGGCTGTACTAAGCGATATTGGGGTCGATGCCGTTAAGATCGGGATGCTTCACTCGCCCGAAGTTATTGTGCAAGTGGCTAAAACATTAACCGAATTCGGGGTAACGACTATTGTGCTTGATCCGGTTATGGTGGCCAAAAGCGGGGATAAACTCTTGCAAGACGAAGCCGTCGACGCGCTTAAGTCCTATTTACTACCTCTGTCCTCCGTCATTACGCCTAACCTACCCGAAGCAAGTGTATTATTGGGTCGATCTGTTGAAACACTGGCCGATATGGAACCAGCAGCGGAAGAGTTAGCCAAACTATGCCTAGGGGCCATTCTGGTAAAAGGCGGCCACCTGACTGCCGACGAAAGCACGGATCTCCTGTACCTCTCGGAACATGAACAGCATTTCTTTCCAACCGCCCGCATAACAACAGGAAACTCGCACGGCACAGGTTGCACGCTCTCCTCCGCCATTGCCGCTGGGCTGGCAAGAGGATTATCCGTGATCGATGCCGTTGCTGCAGCCAAAGACTATGTCACACAGGCACTTCAGATGGGGGCTGTCTACAAGCTAGGGCACGGACACGGGCCTGTTCACCACTTTTTTAACTGCTGGCAATAG
- the tenA gene encoding thiaminase II: protein MKFTDQLWQDISPVYEAILDHGFVGNLLDGSLPGATFQYYIQQDALYLTDFSRALNQLAARAATPNDMLQFTQFAQNAILVERALHETYFTLYNIQPETRKMPACFAYTNYLLATTSLQAIAVGAAAVLPCFWIYRQVGKYIYQQAIQENPYRAWIDTYAGDAFDQSVNQMLALTDAYAETAGPIELDQMREAFRISSRLEWYFWNDAYTQNRWLV from the coding sequence ATGAAATTCACCGACCAACTCTGGCAGGACATCAGTCCTGTTTATGAAGCTATACTCGATCATGGTTTTGTGGGAAACTTACTGGATGGGAGCCTTCCGGGGGCTACATTCCAGTATTACATTCAGCAGGACGCGCTGTATTTAACGGACTTCAGTCGGGCATTGAACCAGTTAGCGGCACGGGCCGCAACGCCCAACGACATGCTTCAGTTTACGCAGTTCGCGCAGAATGCCATTCTTGTTGAACGGGCTCTGCACGAAACGTACTTCACCTTGTACAACATCCAGCCAGAAACCCGGAAAATGCCCGCCTGTTTTGCCTACACCAACTACTTGCTGGCCACCACATCCCTTCAAGCCATTGCCGTAGGTGCCGCTGCCGTGTTGCCGTGTTTCTGGATTTATCGGCAGGTGGGTAAGTACATCTACCAGCAGGCCATTCAGGAAAATCCGTATCGGGCCTGGATCGACACCTACGCGGGCGATGCATTCGACCAGTCGGTAAACCAGATGCTCGCTCTCACGGATGCCTATGCCGAAACTGCCGGACCAATTGAGCTAGACCAAATGCGGGAAGCTTTCCGTATATCAAGCCGACTGGAATGGTATTTCTGGAACGATGCCTATACCCAAAATCGCTGGCTGGTGTGA
- a CDS encoding RES family NAD+ phosphorylase: MDVYRIHKEPYHREPLSVVGSHRHGGRWNPKGIGILYTSRTPELALLETLVHLPPLTLAELPQLWLTTLRLPDEADNIFWLDPTKLPAYWKRGTLSETQTILTDWLQAPFCLAMAVPSVILEISYNLLLHPQHAAFAEVEVVSQSSISLDSRLRK; this comes from the coding sequence ATGGACGTATATCGTATCCATAAAGAGCCCTATCATCGGGAGCCTTTATCCGTGGTGGGAAGCCATCGACATGGTGGCCGTTGGAATCCAAAAGGTATTGGTATCCTTTACACCAGTCGTACACCAGAACTGGCCTTGCTGGAAACGTTGGTTCATTTGCCTCCCTTAACCTTAGCTGAACTCCCTCAACTGTGGTTAACAACCCTACGTTTACCTGACGAAGCCGACAACATTTTTTGGCTTGATCCTACGAAGCTACCCGCTTATTGGAAGAGGGGCACCTTGAGCGAAACCCAAACGATACTAACCGACTGGTTGCAAGCGCCTTTTTGCTTAGCCATGGCGGTGCCTTCGGTCATCTTAGAGATATCTTACAATCTGTTGTTGCACCCCCAACATGCTGCCTTTGCGGAGGTGGAAGTAGTCAGTCAATCGTCCATATCACTAGATAGCCGGTTGCGTAAATGA
- a CDS encoding DUF2384 domain-containing protein has protein sequence MQAVLPVTSIISQARQGVLRRRVDEVARLVGLTDKEMARILNMSIRGLHGKANAARLSLAASERLLLLERLVQRGLAVFDGRVELLARWLRTPLAELAYRPDTDLSLQEITLGSLRDMGSFTQPVQPASKATTPTLSNDELAVVAQSPLAVLDTVSGFSLAEDVLGRIEWGIAG, from the coding sequence ATGCAAGCGGTTCTGCCAGTTACTAGCATTATCAGTCAAGCCCGACAAGGGGTTTTGCGCCGACGCGTTGATGAAGTCGCTCGCTTGGTAGGTCTCACCGATAAAGAAATGGCCCGTATCCTGAATATGTCCATCAGGGGACTGCATGGGAAAGCCAACGCGGCACGATTGAGTCTGGCCGCTAGCGAACGGCTGTTGTTGCTGGAGCGACTCGTTCAACGAGGACTTGCCGTTTTTGACGGGCGAGTTGAGCTGTTGGCACGTTGGCTACGCACACCACTGGCTGAATTGGCTTACCGGCCAGATACGGACCTAAGCCTTCAGGAAATCACCCTTGGCTCTCTTCGAGATATGGGTAGCTTTACTCAACCAGTTCAGCCAGCTTCTAAAGCAACGACCCCTACTTTGTCGAATGATGAGCTCGCCGTAGTAGCCCAATCACCCTTAGCTGTATTGGATACGGTATCGGGTTTCTCACTGGCCGAAGATGTACTGGGCCGCATTGAATGGGGTATAGCCGGGTAA